Below is a window of Brassica napus cultivar Da-Ae chromosome A5, Da-Ae, whole genome shotgun sequence DNA.
ATCTCTCTTAAACCACAGTTTGCTCTCCTTCTcgctatctatctatctatctatgaaccttttctctctctctctccacacAAAGTTAAGTTCAAATTAAAGCGCAGAAAAGCATTGGTcgctgtttctttctttctctctctttgaaaCGCTCCCTTAAATGTCGTTTTGGTTCATATAATCAGTGTTTTTAAACCCGGACCGAACCGGTGGTCGGACCGAGTTGAACCATGAACCAGAAATAATCCGGGTTGGGTTAATGCTACAACCCAACTAAAATCGAACCAGTTAAAAACCCCTATCGAACCGTCAAAAATCCGGGAACCGGCGACCCAATGAACCAGCCAAACCCAAGTTCGTATATAAgccaaaatttttattttaaaatataacttttacctAATGtgtatataactttttttaaaaaagatgaaGATTTAGAGTGATAAGATCTAGAATAAAGTTTAAATGTGCTATTCatattgattttagattttaattattattttaaaaaaattctacacATTATGGCtatttaaacatttaatttcatatgatctatttaaaaaaatatgcatattatttataaaatatcattaaatttagtttaatctAAGCAAACCCGATCGAATCCGGTTCAGACCTGATCGAACCACAATGACCCATGATCCAAAAAAATTTCAGATTCGCTAGCCTGTccagttttaaaaacactgcatATAATCTATTAATATGAGATTTGTGGACCAATTCATATGGTTATTTAACATTAGTCTATGTATGTATTTCTTGTTACTGATTAGTATGTTTCTCTCAAAGATAACTTTTGTCTTTGTTTGTGTTAACTTTGCAACATGATGTTAATTGTTATAGACCAAAGCATATATgcatacagatttttttttcctttcagaTATGAGTTCCCAACAAGAAGGGAGATTTGAGCTATTTTTAAATTGAGGAGGAGATTATAAGTTTTGCATAGAAATTTGGAAACaccatttaaattaaaacaaaaaaatcttaaaacatcaattaaaatgaaacatgGAGAGTaacttttatgtgtgtttgttaACTTTGCAACACGATGTTAATTGTTATAGAACAaagcatatgtatatatagattttttttttctttcaaatatgAGTTTCCCAACAAGAAAGAGATTTGAgctattttttttacaattgaggaggagaagaagggaCTCTTATTATTTCTTGCCACTTTTCTTAAGACCTGCACCACCGAACGATCCCTTTTGTGATGCCTTGCTCCTAAGTTCTTTAAGCGCCTGTTTCCATCAACACAACACAACAGAACAAGACAATCATTCCATCTTAAAATTGTTCAATCAATCAAAACtataaaagtagaaaaagaaaataaacaaatcttACCTTCTCTTCATCCTTCTTTTTCTGCATTAACTCCTTATCGTGCTGCATTCGGACACATTGTGTTAAAGCAGTTAAAAAGATTGTCCTAAAGATTGGAATATAATACTTGGAGCTGATGTTTATGATCATCATAGCTCAGATTTTCAGGCAAAACTCATGCACAAGATACATATAAGCCAACCAACAATTTAAAGATAAAAAGGGTAAGTTGTAAGGAAGATCATACATACCTCATCGTATTCCTTCTTACCAGACTTGGGCTGCTTCAAGGGTTTCAATTTCCCTCCTGAAACACCAACCAAACATAGAAACAGATCAACCAAAGATCCATATTACATATCCAATAGAAAAGGCTGGGGTTTTACAAAGACccatgccaaaaaaaaaaaaaaaagaattcattGCGTTAATAGCTAGCACAAAAGATCAATATACCAGCAGGTTGATGATGAATGAACTCATGAGATCAAATTTGAAAGCAAACAAATCTTAACAAAACATTTGAAgcaaaatttatatcaaaatgaTTTTCCATATATATCAAAAACCTGTCTTAGAGGACAACCTGTCTTAGAGGATATTAGCAGAGTTGAGAGAAAGAAGGACAATGATTACCTTGCTTAGAAGACATGGCTGAGTTCTACGGTTAGGGTTAGACCTGAAACTCGAGGAGAGAAAAGATATATAAAGTTTTCCCTAATCCCCCAAAACACAACAAATATCTCTGTTCCTTCGAGTTTTAGATGATTTGGTTCATGTTCTGccgtcatatatatatatgaaaaatggcttcttcttttacttcttcTCGATAAAAATAGCCAAGTTATATATAGCGAGAGAGCTAACGAATATCATTAgcaaattacaaaacaagaaaacgATGTAAAAGCACCAAGGATTATGCTATTGCATTGATTCCAAGATAACAAAGAAACAGGGAGAGTCAAAGCAGTAAAATATACTGTTTCATGGAAGTTCAGTTTATTTTCAACTCACAAGCAGATAATGATGCGTGTTGAATTCCAAGGTGATGCTATTGCGTCGCATTCCAAGTTGAGCGTGTTGGATGTTTGTCACCGGCCATTATCTGGTTAAAAAGACTAAATAATGCGAATTCCGGTCCACACAACATACTGAATGGTCTGTAAATTTGAGTCTGAATATAAAAGACAATGTGTATACATGTATTACATCCTTACATGACAATATAAGGGCTAAGTTACATGTTAACCCCACATACAGAAACATGGGAGAGTCGAAGAAGTAAAACTATATCATGGAAGTTCAGTTTTATCTTTACCTCACCAGTCACCAGCAGCTCACCTTGGGTCCATCACTGTGATAGTGACCCTATTTGCCGATACATTTTCTGGCTCCGGTGTCTCAATATCAATTTCCGGCGAGCTTCTCCGGGGACCATCATAGAAAGCTGGCTCTTTAGGCGAAGTAAGAGCATTATTTCCTTCGCCGTAAATCATGGACACAACATCTAACATACTAGGTCTATCCTCTGCGTTTTGCTGTACACACAAGAGAGCAACTTGAACGCATCTCAACACTTGAGGGCTGTCAAGTGCAGAATCTCCCAAGGACTGATCTATCACCTCTCTAATTCGGTTCTCTTTAAACAGGTTCCAcgcctgaaaaaaaaaacagagtttcAAAAAGGTCCAAAGATGCTATCAatgaaacaagaagaagaagcttggcTCTTAACATGAACTATGAGATTCAGAGGCCCTTCTGAGTCATGGTGGAAACTGTTGTTCTTCCTTCCACAGATGATTTCGAGCATCAGAACACCGAAGCTGAACACATCTGATTTAGCCGAGAATAGTCCTTCTCTAAAGTACTCTGGAGACATATAACCACTACATACAACACAAGAAACCCAATTAAAATATGATCAGAGAATCTTCTCCTTGTTTCTAGTCACTACTTTACTTACAACGTGCCAGCAACTCTTTTGGTGTTGGCTCTGGATTCTTGGGCTCCAAATATCCGAGCCATCCCAAAATCAGATATTTTGGGATTCATATCCTCGTCTAGCAAAATGTTACTGGCTTTGATGTCTCTGTGTATCACTTTCAATCTTGAGTACTTGTGAAGGTACAAAAGACCTTGAATGATCCCTTCCATGATCATGAACCGCAGCGTCCAATCCAAAACGTTTTTCCTCAATGGGTCTGCAAGGCAGATTTGGAGACATAGTTTCAGATAGGTTTCTACAGATTCTTAGCTTCTTATAGAAAGCTCACCAAAGAGGAAGTAGTCAAGGCTCTTGTTGGGCATGTATTCGTAAACCAACATTTTCTCATCCTTCTCGATGCAACATCCTAGCAGCTGAACAAGATTTGTGTGTTGAAGTTTGGCGATAAGCATAGCTTCGTTCTTGAACTCCACTAATCCTTGCCCTGATGCTATTGATAGTCGCTTAATAGCCACTTCTTCCCCATCTATTAATCTCCCCTTCAAGAAAGTAGAGGAAACATCAGAATCTGCTCTTTAAGTTCATGTCATAAGCTGAAGAATCAGTCGTACCTTATATACAGGACCAAAACCACCTTCACCAAGCTTGTTTGCATCGGAGAAGTAATCTGTTGCCAACGCTACAGTTTCAAAACTAAAGATCTGAAGCTCATTATTACTATTCTTCCTTGCACTTCTCCTGTGCCGGCGGCCTCTCCTATCAATTCCGAGTTCACGTAGTAGCATTTCTTGGTCTATTGTTGAACCAACCCTCAGTGTTTGAAGCCTCCTTCGTATGCAACCAGTCACTAAATGAAGGCACACACAATTCTCAATTTCGACGaggaaaattttcatacataCGAAAGTTCAACAGCTGATGAGACTTACTTTGTGGAATAATTTCCCCCCATAAGAAGTAGAACATTCCACGAAATATGATTGTTACTGGACCAAATAGAAACAAAAGTGGTGAACTTGTTGTAAGAAAGAATACTCTTGATAAGGAAGTGTACGAGTGATTCTGATACAGTTCGTTACCTTTTACTTTAAATTTCCTAAGAAAAAGATAGATGATGAACCAAGTTACAGGTATCATTAGGAACAGTGATGCCACAACAACTAGCCAAGTCGGCGCCCTTTCGTTCTCTCGGTCTACCACATATCCtgtattatataaaacttaGTGCCAAAATATTAATTCTGCAGTTATAGCTACACTTCAATAAAACACAGATGATATAGTACCTTTTACAAGAACATGTATAGTTCTGGGACTATGAGAAGACGACCTTTTGTTGGTAGGATCAGTATTCCAGATCTCGCAGCCCGTACCATCCCCATTGGTTGAAGCATAAGCAAGACAAGAACAGTTTTGTATACACATAGCACGGCAATCAGCTGAACTGAGCCTTCCACCAGTCTCATTAAGTACAAACCCATTGCTTGAGAAGGCTGATACTGTCTCTCTAAAATAGGTATAACCAGAGGGCGAACAGTTCCTGTGCCCCGATAGCATATCAGGGACTATGCAACCTGCGTTCAAACACATCCTCGGATCCTTCCTATAACATTCATTATCAACCTCTTCACCGATAGTGAAAGGAGAACAGCGGACATGAGTGACCTCTCTATCAAGCCTGTTTATATGCAAAATGCCCTTTTGGTCTATCGTTATCGTGGGGAATACTGTATCACTATAGTGGCGATCCACCGATAACATAAAATAGTGTTCACTCTCGGTTGAAACATAAGAGAAGACGAACTCATAGCTGTTAAACTCCTCCAAGGAGAACCGATCCTTAAACCAAAGCCCACTTGCCCAATACATGTTTCCACGCCACaagatgatcaaccggttcgtAATGTTAGCATCCATTCCAAAGACAAAAGATCCAGAAGCAGGTAAAGTATCACCTAGCCATGACGTCAGCTCCCATCTCTTTCCAGTCTTGACATTGAAACCAAGTTTCATTCCAGGGAGAAAGGTATCCGTCGGATAATCAAAACTTTCCCACACAATCCTCCTCACCGATCCATCAGAATCCATCTCCTGAAGCTGAAGATTTCCTGTATCCAACAGCTTAAGCGTCGTGTTTCCAGTGGTTTCCGTGGAAGTTATCTCAAGCAGGCTTTTTGAAGCTCCTCCTAAGATCTTCAATCTGCCGAGTGAGTCAACCGTGAGGCTTCCAGAACGCCCCGGAATTGGACTGTTACGGTTAGCAATCCAGACAGCTCTGTCCTGGATATGAGCATACTGCTTATTACCATTAAGATACAAATCGTTGTACCAGATTCCAAGATACAAGTTGCTTGAGTTCTCGAAGCTGAAAAACTTGAGCTTGAAGATGTTGAAAGCTGAAACGAGCTCTTGCCCATCTTTCAAGTACTGTCCCTGCAGCAGCGTGTCGGTTGCACAGCATGATCGTCCTAACAAGAAGGATAAAGTTAAAAGAGTGATAAAGATGCCGTGTGGCCACAACATAGCTTCAGGAATTAGGCACTTGGAAGATGGATAGTTTAGCAATAAAAATGTCTCTAAAGTTGTTCTGAGGAAGTATCACCTTATCAAATTCAATGTAAATTAGTGGTTAAGGTCAAGTCTTAACACAGAGAAGTCCAAGTCCACGCTGGTGGGAGCCAATATGAAAAGTCGTTGTCCACTGACATATTCAAATACAGATGTTGTTGTTACATGACTGAATAGGTTATTATAAAAGTGACGGTGAGAAGTGATAATGACACATTAGAGTTGACTATTTCATGCAAAACTGCACCGAAAAGAATAGACAAGTAACCTGAGTAAGCTGCCACAAAGCGTAGCTACTTCAAGCATAGTATGAAGGTGTGATGTAAGTGGATGAACCGTGTTGAAAGTTTCTTCTTTTACCAGCCCACttgaagaggaaaaaaaaaactaaatcttgACATCAACTTCAACGTATATCTCCAGAATTGAACGAAGGATTCGATGATCATATCCCTTTTCAAAATCGTTATGAATCTGAATAATCTCATTTTCTGCGAAACAAATGTTGGAGTCAACACCGTGAAAGTGAAACCATTTTCTCCAAATGAGAGTCTAAATTAGACTTATTTCAAATCCAATTTCTCCTAAAACACTAAAACCATCAATGCGTGAGAGATCGTAATGTGCAGATTACCTGTTCGTTGAAATACCTGAGAGAGATGAGGTAGCGTTGAGCCGCCTCGCTTCGTAAAATTGGATCGAGACGATAAGTACACCACCCTTTATAGACGAGTGACATGTAACAactcttagaccatctccatcCATTAGGACCCATTAGAGGTCCTAATGATTAAATTAAGAATATTTGATGTGAGTTGGTAAGTTTAGGACCTTAGTTAGTGGCTCTATAGTTTTCCTCCTCCAATGGGAGAACTCCTATGGAGTGCTTAAAATCATTTGTTTTCTTATGAATCATGTTTCAAACGGATCACATTCATACGGATCAAACACACATGCAAGTTTCAGACAACAACCACGAAACAAGGATCAAACACAGACAAGTTCTAAAACACATCTCTATGAGATAACAACAATTTCAGAAAAACCCAAAtggcaaaaaatattttttttgaaaaataagcaGACCCTTACGGATGAGAGACGTCGGCGAGAAGATACGTAAAAGGGGAGGACTCTGTCTCGGAGAGCTGCCGGAAGAGAAGCTTCGGGAGGAAGTGGAACCGTTTCCGATCACCGATTGACAGAGAAGACACAGGGACGGAGCGAGAGAGAAGATGGAGGGACGGAGAAGCCGGACCGAACGAGAGAGATGACGGACTCAGACACGCGACGGACTCATCGAGAGAGACGCAGAAGCCGGCATCGTCGAGAgagaagatagagagagagaacatcGAGAGTGTTCGAGAGAGGAGAGTCTTAGGTTTCGTCGAAACCccggagaagagagagagagagaaacaataaAAGAGCGGTCCAATGAGAGTGCGCCACGTATGGGTTCCTTACCATTCCTTTAATTCCTCAATTAAGGCGCGTTCCTGCCTTTAATtagccttttttatttttttttaatcccaTTTACTTAGGAACTCAGGCTTAGGAACCATTGATGGAGATGCTCTTAAGAATTTCACTCTTCCAGCGCGAGAACGTCACGTGATAGGCTCACgtgttttcttaaaaattagaGGATAACAAAGGCGGTAAAGTCCTAGCTGGCGACTTCTCATTGGTTAGTAAATATATTCAGTATTCACAAAGCAACCGAAGTTATTTAACTACTCGAAAACTGCACGTGAGCCTCACGTGTTAGAGTAGACAGTGATTTTTAGAAATTGCGATTAGCCACCACACATTTGCAATCTCTCAAAGATACTTTGCCGGAGAAGATGGGTTTCCTCGTCGGAGCCACTTGCTTCGCTCCGTCTCCTCCTCTACCGACtctccattcttcttcttcttctacgtcGCAGTTCCTGCTTCTCCGCTCCAACAATGTCGCTATCTCCAAGCGTCGCCGACCACCACCATCGGCTTCTCTACGCCGTCAAGATGCAAACGACGGCGATGTTTCCGTCAAAAGAAGAGATTTTGTCCTTATGGGTGTCTCTGTTCTTCCGTTTTTGCTGTTCCGATCACCAGCTATGGCTGATGAAAGTGAGTTATCAGTTCTCCTATGCTGCTACTGCATTGGAGACTTCTCCTCAAGTTCTAGGGTTTTActcttttaattgtttttgtttcattccTTTTAGGAGGAGACAATGAGATTAAGACATCATCGAAGCTTAATCAACAAACtgaggtttttgttttttttattaactctCTTAGACCTTCATTGAATCAAGAGACCTCCTTTGCCCCCCACAAACTAAACTTTGATCGTTCTGTTTCGATTTATTAGGTTGCAGTAAGTGAAGAAGGAACATCCCCAAATCCGTTTCTGTCTCTCTTAAACGGTCTTGGAATCTTCAGCGCTGGTGTTCTTGGTGCCCTCTATGCCCTGGCTCGGCAAGACGCACAAGCTGCTGAAGAAGCAATCGATTCTGTAAGCTCCTCTGCTAATACTCTTTAACAACTGTTGTGAAGTGTTCTTGTCGGCCTTTGATTACTCATAACAGTTCTATCAGCAATAAGCTATTGTTTAGTCCCATGGAGAAGTTTCAAATGgttttaaacatttagttttgaGCTTCtccttttgtttgtttctttaagatttgatttttttcttacttaAGCTACCAATGACCGTTAAATACAGCTAAAGAACCAGTTGAAAGACAGAGAAAGAGCATTGATTACCAAGGAGAAAGACTTTGAAGCAAGACTGCAGTGTGAACAGGAAGAGCGGAACAAGGAGCGTAAAAAGGCACAAGAGGATCAGTTGTCATTGATCAGCCAGTTGAATTCTGCAAAGGAGGTGGTGACAGGATTAGGCCGGGAGATAAGCAGCGAAAAGAAACTATGTGAGGAGCTTAGAGTTCAAATCGAAGGTCTGCAAAGTAATCTATCAAAGGCTGGTGAAGACAAAAAGGCACTTGAAACAACGCTtagtgaaaagcttgatttggttaagGAGCTACAAGATCGGATCAACTCACTTAGTTTGGAGTTGAAAgataaggaagaagaaactCAACGCATTAGCACATTACTGGCTGCAAAGGAAGCAGAACTGGAGAAACTCAGCTCTGCTTACACTCAAACTAGCCGAGATCTTGCTGGAGCAAGATTAGAGATCAAACAGCTTAAAGAAGAAGTCACAAGAAGTCAAACTGAGTTGGACTCAAAGAACTCTGCCATTGAGGAGCTGAGCACTAGAATAAGAACTTTAGAGGCTGAGAAAGAGAGTTACATCCAAAAGCTTGATGAAGTCTCAAAAGAGTACAATGCTTTGAAATTGACTTCTGAAACGCGAACAGCTTCCGATGCAGAGGTCATTAGCAGGAAAGAGCAGGAGATTCAGGACCTAAAGGAAAAGCTGGATCATGCGCTAAAGGCTGTAAATGAGAGTAAAGACAAAGTTGCTGACCTTACTGAGAAGTACGAAGACTCTAAGAGAATGCTGGATATAGAAATGACTAGTGTAGAAAACTTGAAACATGAGCTTGAAGGAACCAAGAAAGCACTCCGGGCGTCGAGAGATCGTGTCTCTGACCTGGAGACGCTGCTGGATGAGTCGAGAGCTTTGTGTTCAAAGTTTGAATCAGAGGTTGCTGTTATTCACGCAGAGTTTCATAAAGCTAAGGAAAGATATGAAGAGAATCTtgccgaggaaagaagaaacaaTGAGAGTTTGGCTAGCAAACTTGCAGTGGAGAAAGATCATCTGAAGAAAGCTGGAGAAGAGCTTGAAGAACTGACACGTGAAGTGGAAGAATCTTCTGTCAAGAACCAGAGCCTCCAGAAGGAACTAGTGGAGGTTTACAAGAAGGCCGAAACCACTAAGAAGGAACTGGAAGAGGAGAAGAGGACGGTTTTGGCATTAGACAAAGAGGTGAAAGCAATGGAGAAGCTGATGTTGATGGAGAAGGAGGCGAGGAAGTCCCTTGAAACAGAACTCGAAGAAGCAGTCAAGTCCTTAGATGAGATGAACAGAAACACATCGACGCTGTCGAAGGAGCTTGAGAAGGTGAATAGCCATGTCTCGAGTTTGGAAGACGAGAAAGAAGTGCTTCAAAGATCACTAGAAGAGGCGAAGAAAGCATCAAACGAAGCTAAGGAGAACGTGGAAGACGCACATAACCTTGTGATAAGTCTAGGAAAAGAGAGGGAAGCGCTAGAAAAGAAAGTGAAGAAACTAGAGGAGGACTTGGGCTCTGCAAAGGGAGAGATACTGCGTATGAGGAGCCAACAGAGTTCTGTAAAAGCTGTGAATAGTACAGATGATGAAGAGAAGAGTGATGATAAGGTTACTGTGAAGAAAGCTGTTAGGAGGAGAAAGAGCAGTACCAGTTCTTGAAGAGACAAGGTTATAATGACCAGAGCTTGTATTATATCTTTTGTGTAAATTTTGACAAGAGGCAAGTGGCTCCAGAGTTTCATCATTGAGATCATTTCATCAATGGTGTTACGGAATATAGAGTGAGAAGATCAAATGCTTTGTGTCAGATGTCTAAATTGtggtttcataaaatattttaaagatgaaaattacattttattgTATAATTAAAACCGAAACCTATTCAAGGAGTTAACAGCTAGCACCAAAAATTGTTTCTAAAGAGGCAGGCCTTGTCTTCAGAAACAACCATTAAGGACAAGTTCACAAATTCTCCTTTAGAAGTTTAAATCATGGCTGGCCATGAGCTTTCCATGTTGATGAGAGATCAGAAACAGCTTCACCAACTGTTAGATAAAGTCCACTCAGCCCCAATGACTCAATGATCTTGGACTTGTGTAGCTTTTCCATAACACTCCCCACAGGATTCACCAGCACAAGCTGTTTAAACAAGTGAAAGCATAAGTGTTCTACTCTCATATGTATGATCTTTGTTTAGAGGTCAAACCTGAAGTGATTGCTTCTCCAGCCGCCTCCTAAGTTCAAACACCGCTTCAATCCCACTTGTGTCTATGGAAGACACAGCTGAAACAATTCCAAAAAGGCATAAGCTAAAGAAGATTGGTCGAAAACTCATGATCATACCTTCAGATGAGAACAGAACTTACCTGTCATGTCAAGAATAATGCACTTTAAGTTTCTATCATTGTTTTCCTTGATCCGATTTTCCTCTTCCCTGGTCCATCTCAAGATCCTACACAACCATAAATTCATTTCGATAAGAACAAAACACAAAACCATAACAAGAAATAagttatttagttattttgacTAACCTTTCTTGTAAGTAAGTGCAGTTGGCGAAGTATAATGGAGATTCAACAGCAAGAATTAAGAAACCAGGGACTCTTGAGGCTTCTCTGTATCTTTTAAGACTCTGATATATCTGAGTCCCAGGGATGTTTCCGAACTCTAAAGTGTTTGGCCTTGTAACATGCAACAAGATCTTGATAATTGAAACTCCCACCTGCAACAAGAAGGTATCAAACTTAGTAACAAACAACCTGAGTAATACTATGAAGAATAGGTGTGTACTCACTGCTATTGCTAAGCCAAGAGGCACAGAGACAAAGAGAACGCCAAAGAAGGAACACATGCAAGTGAAGAAATCGAATTTGTCAACTTTCCAGAGCTTGTAAGCCGCTTGGTAATCAATGAGGCCTATCACAGCGGTTAAGATGATGGCGGCTAGGATCAGATTAGGAGTGTAGTAGAAGAGTGGCATCAGAAACAAAAGGGTCACAAGAACTGCTGATGCCATCACAATGTTTGAAACTGCTGTTCTCGCTCCAGCGTTGACGTTTACTGCAGATCTTGAGAAAGACcctgaagaaaacaaaaaggtgTGGTAAAAAAACTTTGTTACTTGAGCCACAAGGTGAATGAGCTTGGTTTTCAAGTTAGGTTTTTAACCTGTTGTAACATAGCAAGAGGTGCAAGAACCAGCCATGTTCATAAAACCTATAGCCATCATTTCTTTGTTCCCATTAACTTGATAGTTCTTTAGAGATGCAAAGGTTCTCCCTACAGCAATCCCTTCCTGAAAAAATCAATCAAGGCCAAAAGCTTAGCACTCTAGTACTTAACTCTGCAATTTACAAAGGAGGCAAAGATTTTTGAAAAGCTTACTGTAAGGGAGAGAATCCCTGTGATGATACCAGTCTTGATGGCAAGAGCAAGATGAGCAGCACTAAAGTACAACATGTTTACTGAAGGAGGATTCAAACCCTTTGGCAGATGGCCAATCTGCATCAAAGATTGAATCTCTGTGAGTCTTAG
It encodes the following:
- the LOC106452235 gene encoding G-type lectin S-receptor-like serine/threonine-protein kinase CES101 isoform X1, which gives rise to MLWPHGIFITLLTLSFLLGRSCCATDTLLQGQYLKDGQELVSAFNIFKLKFFSFENSSNLYLGIWYNDLYLNGNKQYAHIQDRAVWIANRNSPIPGRSGSLTVDSLGRLKILGGASKSLLEITSTETTGNTTLKLLDTGNLQLQEMDSDGSVRRIVWESFDYPTDTFLPGMKLGFNVKTGKRWELTSWLGDTLPASGSFVFGMDANITNRLIILWRGNMYWASGLWFKDRFSLEEFNSYEFVFSYVSTESEHYFMLSVDRHYSDTVFPTITIDQKGILHINRLDREVTHVRCSPFTIGEEVDNECYRKDPRMCLNAGCIVPDMLSGHRNCSPSGYTYFRETVSAFSSNGFVLNETGGRLSSADCRAMCIQNCSCLAYASTNGDGTGCEIWNTDPTNKRSSSHSPRTIHVLVKGYVVDRENERAPTWLVVVASLFLMIPVTWFIIYLFLRKFKVKVTIIFRGMFYFLWGEIIPQMTGCIRRRLQTLRVGSTIDQEMLLRELGIDRRGRRHRRSARKNSNNELQIFSFETVALATDYFSDANKLGEGGFGPVYKGRLIDGEEVAIKRLSIASGQGLVEFKNEAMLIAKLQHTNLVQLLGCCIEKDEKMLVYEYMPNKSLDYFLFDPLRKNVLDWTLRFMIMEGIIQGLLYLHKYSRLKVIHRDIKASNILLDEDMNPKISDFGMARIFGAQESRANTKRVAGTFGYMSPEYFREGLFSAKSDVFSFGVLMLEIICGRKNNSFHHDSEGPLNLIVHAWNLFKENRIREVIDQSLGDSALDSPQVLRCVQVALLCVQQNAEDRPSMLDVVSMIYGEGNNALTSPKEPAFYDGPRRSSPEIDIETPEPENVSANRVTITVMDPR
- the LOC106452235 gene encoding G-type lectin S-receptor-like serine/threonine-protein kinase CES101 isoform X2, with protein sequence MDSDGSVRRIVWESFDYPTDTFLPGMKLGFNVKTGKRWELTSWLGDTLPASGSFVFGMDANITNRLIILWRGNMYWASGLWFKDRFSLEEFNSYEFVFSYVSTESEHYFMLSVDRHYSDTVFPTITIDQKGILHINRLDREVTHVRCSPFTIGEEVDNECYRKDPRMCLNAGCIVPDMLSGHRNCSPSGYTYFRETVSAFSSNGFVLNETGGRLSSADCRAMCIQNCSCLAYASTNGDGTGCEIWNTDPTNKRSSSHSPRTIHVLVKGYVVDRENERAPTWLVVVASLFLMIPVTWFIIYLFLRKFKVKVTIIFRGMFYFLWGEIIPQMTGCIRRRLQTLRVGSTIDQEMLLRELGIDRRGRRHRRSARKNSNNELQIFSFETVALATDYFSDANKLGEGGFGPVYKGRLIDGEEVAIKRLSIASGQGLVEFKNEAMLIAKLQHTNLVQLLGCCIEKDEKMLVYEYMPNKSLDYFLFDPLRKNVLDWTLRFMIMEGIIQGLLYLHKYSRLKVIHRDIKASNILLDEDMNPKISDFGMARIFGAQESRANTKRVAGTFGYMSPEYFREGLFSAKSDVFSFGVLMLEIICGRKNNSFHHDSEGPLNLIVHAWNLFKENRIREVIDQSLGDSALDSPQVLRCVQVALLCVQQNAEDRPSMLDVVSMIYGEGNNALTSPKEPAFYDGPRRSSPEIDIETPEPENVSANRVTITVMDPR
- the LOC106452233 gene encoding MAR-binding filament-like protein 1, with the protein product MGFLVGATCFAPSPPLPTLHSSSSSTSQFLLLRSNNVAISKRRRPPPSASLRRQDANDGDVSVKRRDFVLMGVSVLPFLLFRSPAMADERGDNEIKTSSKLNQQTEVAVSEEGTSPNPFLSLLNGLGIFSAGVLGALYALARQDAQAAEEAIDSLKNQLKDRERALITKEKDFEARLQCEQEERNKERKKAQEDQLSLISQLNSAKEVVTGLGREISSEKKLCEELRVQIEGLQSNLSKAGEDKKALETTLSEKLDLVKELQDRINSLSLELKDKEEETQRISTLLAAKEAELEKLSSAYTQTSRDLAGARLEIKQLKEEVTRSQTELDSKNSAIEELSTRIRTLEAEKESYIQKLDEVSKEYNALKLTSETRTASDAEVISRKEQEIQDLKEKLDHALKAVNESKDKVADLTEKYEDSKRMLDIEMTSVENLKHELEGTKKALRASRDRVSDLETLLDESRALCSKFESEVAVIHAEFHKAKERYEENLAEERRNNESLASKLAVEKDHLKKAGEELEELTREVEESSVKNQSLQKELVEVYKKAETTKKELEEEKRTVLALDKEVKAMEKLMLMEKEARKSLETELEEAVKSLDEMNRNTSTLSKELEKVNSHVSSLEDEKEVLQRSLEEAKKASNEAKENVEDAHNLVISLGKEREALEKKVKKLEEDLGSAKGEILRMRSQQSSVKAVNSTDDEEKSDDKVTVKKAVRRRKSSTSS
- the LOC106452236 gene encoding probable sulfate transporter 3.4, which gives rise to MGHGTNRIEDMSSPNNETAANARETVVEIHSVCLPPKKTTFQKLKKRFGDVFFPDDPLERFRNQTWRNKVILGLQSLFPIFTWGSQYDLKLFRSDVISGLTIASLAIPQGISYAKLANLPPIVGLYSSFVPPLIYSVLGSSKHLAVGPVSIASLVMGSMLSESVSPTQDSILYLKLAFTSTFFAGLFQASLGLLRLGFVIDFLSKATLVGFTAGAAVIVSLQQLKGLLGIVHFTGKMQFVPVMSSVINTRSEWSWETIVMGLGFLIILLTTRHISMRKPKLFWISAASPLASVVISTFLVYLIRDKTHAISFIGHLPKGLNPPSVNMLYFSAAHLALAIKTGIITGILSLTEGIAVGRTFASLKNYQVNGNKEMMAIGFMNMAGSCTSCYVTTGSFSRSAVNVNAGARTAVSNIVMASAVLVTLLFLMPLFYYTPNLILAAIILTAVIGLIDYQAAYKLWKVDKFDFFTCMCSFFGVLFVSVPLGLAIAVGVSIIKILLHVTRPNTLEFGNIPGTQIYQSLKRYREASRVPGFLILAVESPLYFANCTYLQERILRWTREEENRIKENNDRNLKCIILDMTAVSSIDTSGIEAVFELRRRLEKQSLQLVLVNPVGSVMEKLHKSKIIESLGLSGLYLTVGEAVSDLSSTWKAHGQP